One window from the genome of Epinephelus moara isolate mb chromosome 5, YSFRI_EMoa_1.0, whole genome shotgun sequence encodes:
- the si:ch211-69b7.6 gene encoding neuroblast differentiation-associated protein AHNAK isoform X16 has product MPSHRRGRSLSDALTLERSEEGGLYVSSINQNAAANRGLREGDELLGATIDFDQLSKDEVYKVLRLMEPFDGKMKVLTRNNKSKSLGNLDQCDKTPETMLNDAYSKLYNAKIKKFMKDDLPGAWEGSVNEVTAKPTVPGSSKVNLKHDMRGLPRLGVDFGFIKPKTLTTDIDADSQSDDAEEQMKYDSNLNLPPLGLGLNGTALSGAQAPRLKVNARSPQFNAPDFHLSGTLPEGPNVNTTAGLQLPNTDSPSVDLTMPNLGLESNGTFRAPEMGMDLTGSDVSTPDIGINLNGGNISGPSFDTDVPKVAIEGTNKEFKMPKFKVPDMGLSGPSFSGPEGEVKIPDVGMPDVPSGKLGLKYSKRLKNPDLNVDYPSSYVESPKLQLSGTSPDLDLEMPDVDVSQLDINGPDINMPSGKVKVPFKKPKIDLRYPDLDVDAPSGKLTKPKFDVKTPDLSLKSPKIKGGIHAPDINLPKADLKGPKLGIGTPSVDTKLPSGKYKAPRFKMPKFDLPDIEVPDFNGDFKGPDVRLAAPDLRAGIADPNIDIKVPSADLDVSAPKFKGGIGLKDPKLDLNTPDMDINMPSGKLGIGADAPSGKLKLPKFKLFGTLSKKKDLDVNAGLKTPELALKSPKIKGMDVDLSKPGFDMDAPSLDLTLPKGPNLDMNTDLKSPDLNLKAPKIKGGIDAPDLDLPNMDLKAPKLDVNTPNINMGSPKAKLKMPKIKMPKFSGPSLKGPEIDGNFDGPDMDINAPNFNLKGPKADLEMPDLDISGPSGKFKKPNFNLPDFGLSGPKLDGPNLGLKSPDLNLSGPNLSGGLNAPDINMPKVDLKSPKLDLNAPKLNLDMLSGKLKMPELNAPDWDVNAPSGKLKMPKLNLSGTLPKGPNLDINTDFKSPDLNLKAPKIKGGIDAPDLDLPNMDLKAPKLDVNTPDINIGSPKTNFKMPKMKMPKFSGPSLKGPEIDGNFDGPDMDINAPNFNLKGPKADLEMPDLDISGPSGKFKKPNINLPDFGLSGPKLDGPNLGLKSPDLNLSGPNLSGGLNAPDINMPKVDLKSPKLDLNAPKLNLDMPSGKLKMPELNAPDWDVNAPSGKLKMPKLNLSGTLPKGPNLDINTDFRSPDLNLKAPKIKGGIDAPDFDLPNMDLKAPKLDVNTPDLNIGSPKTKFKMPKLKMPKFNFPGLKTPEFDGNLDGPDVDVNVPNVNLKGPKADLEMPDLDISGPSGKFKKPNFNLPDFGLSGPKLDGPDLGLKSPDLDLSGPNLSGGLNAPDINMPKVHLKSPKLDLNAPELNLDMPSGKLKMPELNAPDWDVNAPSGKLKMPKLNLSGTLPKGPNLDINTDFKSPDLNLKAPKIKGGIDAPDLDLPNMDLKAPKLDVNTPDINIGSPKTKFKMPKLKMPKFNFPGLKTPEFDGNLDGPDVDVNAPNFNLKGPKADLEMPDLGISGPSGKFKKPNFNLPDFGLSGPKLDGPNLGLKSPDLDLSGPNLSGGLNAPDINMPKVDLKSPKLDLNAPKLNLDMPSGKLKMPELNAPDWDVNAPSGKLKMPKLNLSGTLPKGPNLDINTDFKSPDLNLKAPKIKSGIEAPDLDLPNMDLKAPKLDVNTPDINIGSPKTKFKMPKLKMPKFNFPGLKTPEIDGNLDGPDVDINAPNVNLKGPKTDFEIPDVDFGSPTGKFKFPDVGFSSPKLDAPNFDFKSPDLNAKLPKGPNLNINSDLKAPDFNLKAPKLKGGIDAPKFGLPNMDLKAPKLDMNTPDVSLGLPDAKFKKPEIKMPKGPNIDINGDLQGPDLNIPNLDVSGPEGKFKMPSLNTPDLNLSGPKAKIPDMNLSGPKLKGPDISMPDIDLPNASFKGPKLDLNAKRPDLGIDGNIGQPDMRFTAPNVKGGIRGPDIGMNIPSGNIQGPDADLDLAERKFKLPSFKMPQFGSPDLNGVGSDIDFGASLKPTNLDISPPNAKVNMKPMQLVGDFTGPNVSVPNMPNAAMRSPQLNVNAPNMPNAAMRGPQLNVNAPNMPNAAMRGPQLNVNAPNMPNASMRGPQLNVNAPNMPNASMRGPQLNVRAPNMLKASMQSPQLNVNAPNMPNAAMRKPQLHLKSPDLNIDDPSLHFRGPSYRNRRSDIPGVNMRMAVLDVDRVDFSHTDLNIDDFTGKEHVLRARGSKPNLQAPPNYGQVISPSGVNIGMRDPRHSRRSPPGDMYSRQHGTMQPVTYARLPHVSQDPRVRVPGGSDGYYITVFDKQAQNQRMPNRKYNTLGGPGFHPQDIDLEVPEKNYQKGGSTFFFSDLM; this is encoded by the exons ATG CCGTCTCACCGCAGGGGAAGGAGTCTCTCCGACGCCCTGACCCTGGAGCGATCAGAGGAGGGAGGGCTGTACGTTTCCAGCATCAACCAAAATGCCGCAGCCAATCGAGGACTTAGAGAAG gggATGAACTCTTGGGGGCAACAATTGATTTTGATCAACTTTCAAAAGATGAAGTATATAAAGTACTGAGGCTGATGGAGCCATTTGATGGCAAGATGAAAGTCCTCACTAGGAACAACAAGAGCAAGAGCCTCGGAAACTTGGACCAGTGTGACAAGACTCCTGAGACG ATGCTGAATGATGCCTACAGCAAGCTCTACAATGCCAAAATCAAGAAGTTCATGAAAGATGATTTGCCTGGTGCCTGGGAAGGCTCTGTGAACGAGGTTACTGCCAAGCCAACTGTACCAGGCTCATCCAAGGTCAACCTAAAACACGACATGAGGGGGTTGCCTCGCCTCGGAGTTGACTTTGGATTTATAAAACCCAAGACTTTGACCACAGATATTGATGCAGATTCACAATCTGATGATGCCGAAGAACAAATGAAATATGACAGCAATCTGAACCTCCCACCACTGGGACTCGGCTTGAATGGGACTGCTCTCAGTGGAGCTCAGGCGCCAAGACTGAAAGTCAATGCTAGAAGTCCACAGTTTAATGCTCCAGACTTCCATCTGTCTGGAACATTACCAGAGGGTCCAAATGTCAACACCACAGCTGGTCTACAACTGCCAAACACTGACAGTCCATCAGTTGACTTGACAATGCCAAATCTTGGACTGGAAAGCAATGGAACTTTTAGAGCTCCAGAAATGGGTATGGACTTAACAGGTTCAGATGTTAGTACACCTGACATAGGGATAAACCTTAATGGGGGAAATATCAGTGGTCCATCCTTTGACACTGACGTTCCCAAAGTGGCCATTGAAGGAACAAACAAAGAGttcaaaatgccaaaattcaAAGTGCCAGACATGGGCCTCTCTGGACCTTCTTTTAGTGGTCCAGAAGGTGAGGTCAAGATACCAGATGTAGGAATGCCAGATGTTCCCTCAGGTAAACTTGGTCTCAAGTATTCCAAGAGACTGAAAAATCCAGATCTAAATGTGGACTATCCTTCCAGTTATGTAGAATCACCCAAGCTCCAGCTGTCAGGAACATCCCCTGACTTGGACCTAGAAATGCCAGATGTGGATGTATCACAACTTGACATAAATGGGCCGGACATTAACATGCCTTCAGGGAAAGTCAAAGTGCCATTTAAGAAACCAAAGATTGATCTTAGATATCCAGATTTAGATGTGGATGCCCCATCTGGTAAATTGACTAAGCCCAAATTTGACGTTAAAACACCTGACCTTAGTCTCAAATCACCAAAGATAAAAGGTGGAATTCATGCACCTGATATAAATTTACCCAAAGCTGACCTCAAAGGACCAAAGTTAGGCATTGGCACTCCGTCTGTTGACACTAAACTTCCATCTGGAAAATACAAGGCTCCAAGgtttaaaatgcccaaatttgaTTTACCAGACATTGAAGTTCCAGACTTCAATGGAGATTTCAAAGGACCAGATGTGCGGTTGGCAGCACCAGATCTCAGAGCTGGAATTGCAGACCCAAATATTGACATAAAGGTACCCTCAGCTGACTTGGATGTGTCTGCTCCCAAGTTTAAAGGCGGGATTGGCCTCAAAGACCCAAAACTTGACCTTAATACTCCTGATATGGATATTAATATGCCTTCTGGGAAATTAGGCATTGGTGCAGATGCGCCCTCTGGTAAGCTTAAGTTGCCAAAATTTAAGCTTTTTGGCACATTGTCAAAGAAAAAGGATTTGGATGTCAATGCAGGGTTGAAAACACCTGAACTTGCTCTGAAATCCCCAAAGATAAAAGGCATGGATGTAGATTTGTCTAAGCCAGGGTTTGACATGGATGCACCTTCACTTGATCTGACGCTGCCAAAAGGACCAAATTTGGACATGAACACAGACCTGAAATCACCAGATTTAAATCTGAAAGCCCCGAAGATAAAGGGTGGAATTGATGCCCCTGACTTGGACTTGCCAAACATGGACCTTAAAGCTCCAAAGTTAGATGTGAACACTCCAAATATCAACATGGGTTCACCCAAAGCAAAATTAAAGATGCCCAAAATAAAGATGCCTAAATTTAGTGGTCCAAGCCTAAAAGGACCTGAGATTGATGGCAATTTTGATGGCCCAGACATGGATATTAATGCACCCAATTTCAATCTGAAAGGTCCTAAAGCTGATTTAGAAATGCCAGACTTGGATATCAGTGGTCCATCAGGAAAATTCAAAAAGCCAAACTTTAACCTGCCTGATTTTGGGCTTTCTGGTCCAAAGTTAGATGGCCCTAACCTGGGGCTCAAATCACCTGATCTAAATCTATCTGGTCCCAATCTCAGTGGTGGTTTAAATGCACCAGACATAAACATGCCCAAAGTTGATCTTAAAAGCCCCAAACTGGACCTCAATGCCCCGAAGCTCAACTTAGACATGCTGTCAGGTAAACTGAAAATGCCAGAGCTTAATGCTCCAGACTGGGATGTTAATGCTCCCTCAGGCAAATTGAAAATGCCCAAATTAAACCTTTCCGGCACACTGCCAAAGGGACCAAATTTGGACATAAACACTGACTTCAAATCACCAGATTTAAATCTGAAAGCTCCAAAGATAAAGGGTGGAATTGATGCCCCTGACTTGGACTTGCCAAACATGGACCTTAAAGCTCCAAAGTTAGATGTGAACACTCCAGATATCAACATTGGTTCacccaaaacaaatttcaagATGCCCAAAATGAAAATGCCGAAATTTAGTGGTCCAAGCCTAAAAGGACCTGAGATTGATGGCAATTTTGATGGCCCAGACATGGATATTAATGCACCCAATTTCAATCTGAAAGGTCCTAAAGCTGATTTAGAAATGCCAGACTTGGATATCAGTGGTCCATCAGGAAAattcaaaaagccaaacataaATCTTCCAGATTTTGGGCTTTCTGGTCCAAAGTTAGATGGCCCTAACCTGGGGCTCAAATCACCTGATCTAAATCTATCTGGTCCCAATCTCAGTGGTGGTTTAAATGCACCAGACATAAACATGCCCAAGGTTGATCTTAAAAGCCCCAAACTGGACCTCAATGCCCCAAAGCTCAACCTAGATATGCCATCAGGTAAACTGAAAATGCCAGAGCTTAATGCTCCAGACTGGGATGTTAATGCTCCCTCAGGCAAATTGAAAATGCCCAAATTAAACCTTTCTGGCACACTGCCAAAGGGACCAAATTTGGACATAAACACTGACTTCAGATCACCAGATTTAAATCTGAAAGCTCCAAAGATAAAGGGTGGAATTGATGCCCCTGACTTCGACTTGCCAAACATGGACCTTAAAGCTCCAAAGTTAGATGTGAACACTCCAGATCTCAACATTGGTTCACccaaaacaaaattcaaaatgcccAAGcttaaaatgccaaaatttaACTTCCCAGGCCTAAAAACACCTGAATTTGATGGAAACTTGGATGGTCCAGATGTTGATGTAAATGTACCCAATGTCAATCTGAAAGGTCCTAAAGCTGATTTAGAAATGCCAGACTTGGATATCAGTGGTCCATCGGGAAAATTCAAAAAGCCAAACTTTAACCTGCCTGATTTTGGGCTTTCTGGTCCAAAGTTAGATGGCCCCGACCTGGGCCTCAAATCACCTGATCTAGATCTATCTGGTCCCAATCTCAGTGGTGGTTTAAATGCACCAGACATAAACATGCCCAAGGTTCATCTTAAAAGTCCCAAACTGGACCTCAATGCCCCAGAGCTCAACTTAGACATGCCATCAGGTAAACTGAAAATGCCAGAGCTTAATGCTCCAGACTGGGATGTTAATGCTCCCTCAGGCAAATTGAAAATGCCCAAGTTAAACCTTTCCGGCACACTGCCAAAGGGACCAAATTTGGACATAAACACTGACTTCAAATCACCAGATTTAAATCTGAAAGCCCCAAAGATAAAGGGTGGAATTGATGCCCCTGACTTGGACTTGCCAAACATGGACCTTAAAGCTCCAAAGTTAGATGTGAACACTCCAGATATCAACATTGGTTCACccaaaacaaaattcaaaatgcccAAGcttaaaatgccaaaatttaatttcccaGGCCTAAAAACACCTGAATTTGATGGAAACTTGGATGGTCCAGATGTTGATGTAAATGCACCCAATTTCAATCTGAAAGGTCCTAAAGCTGATTTAGAAATGCCAGACTTGGGTATCAGTGGTCCATCAGGAAAATTCAAAAAGCCAAACTTTAACCTGCCTGATTTTGGGCTTTCTGGTCCAAAGTTAGATGGCCCTAACCTGGGCCTCAAATCACCTGATCTAGATCTATCTGGTCCCAATCTCAGTGGTGGTTTAAATGCACCAGACATAAACATGCCCAAGGTTGATCTTAAAAGCCCCAAACTGGACCTCAATGCCCCAAAGCTCAACTTAGACATGCCATCAGGTAAACTAAAAATGCCAGAGCTTAATGCTCCAGACTGGGATGTTAATGCTCCCTCAGGCAAATTGAAAATGCCCAAATTAAATCTTTCCGGCACGCTGCCAAAGG GACCAAATTTGGACATAAACACTGACTTCAAATCACCAGATTTAAATCTGAAAGCTCCAAAGATAAAGAGTGGAATTGAGGCCCCTGACTTGGACTTGCCAAACATGGACCTTAAAGCTCCAAAGTTAGATGTGAACACTCCAGATATCAACATTGGTTCACccaaaacaaaattcaaaatgcccAAACTGAAAATGCCTAAATTTAACTTCCCAGGCCTAAAAACACCTGAAATTGATGGAAACTTGGATGGTCCAGATGTTGACATCAATGCACCCAACGTCAACCTCAAAGGGCCCAAAACTGACTTTGAAATACCAGATGTTGATTTTGGCAGCCCAACAGGAAAATTTAAATTTCCTGATGTGGGCTTTTCTAGTCCAAAGTTAGATGCCCCAAACTTTGACTTtaagtcaccagatctcaatgcCAAATTACCAAAAGGTCCAAATCTGAACATAAATTCAGACCTAAAAGCTCCAGATTTTAATCTCAAAGCTCCAAAATTGAAAGGTGGAATCGATGCCCCTAAATTTGGATTACCAAACATGGATCTTAAGGCACCCAAATTAGATATGAACACTCCAGATGTTAGCCTTGGTCTCCCTGATGCAAAGTTCAAAAAGCCAGAAATCAAGATGCCAAAAGGCCCCAATATTGACATAAATGGGGACCTACAGGGGCCTGACCTGAATATCCCAAATTTAGATGTCAGTGGTCCCGAAGGTAAATTCAAAATGCCAAGTTTGAATACACCAGACCTCAATCTCTCTGGACCTAAGGCCAAAATTCCAGACATGAATCTTTCAGGACCTAAACTGAAAGGCCCTGATATAAGTATGCCAGACATAGATTTGCCTAATGCCAGTTTCAAAGGTCCTAAGCTAGACCTCAATGCGAAACGTCCTGACCTAGGAATAGATGGTAACATAGGGCAACCTGATATGAGATTTACTGCCCCTAATGTCAAAGGAGGAATAAGAGGTCCAGACATTGGTATGAATATTCCCTCAGGCAACATCCAAGGTCCGGACGCTGATCTTGATTTGGCTGAGAGAAAATTCAAACTCCCTTCTTTCAAGATGCCTCAGTTTGGAAGCCCAGATCTTAACGGGGTAGGGTCTGATATTGACTTTGGTGCATCTCTGAAACCAACAAATCTGGATATTTCTCCTCCAAATGCAAAAGTGAACATGAAACCAATGCAGTTGGTGGGGGATTTCACAGGTCCAAATGTTAGTGTTCCAAACATGCCGAACGCAGCGATGCGAAGTCCACAGCTAAATGTTAATGCTCCAAACATGCCGAACGCAGCGATGCGAG GTCCACAGCTAAATGTTAATGCTCCAAACATGCCGAACGCAGCGATGCGAGGTCCACAGCTAAATGTTAATGCTCCAAACATGCCAAACGCATCGATGCGAGGTCCACAGCTAAATGTTAATGCTCCAAACATGCCGAACGCATCGATGCGAGGTCCACAGCTAAATGTTAGGGCTCCAAACATGCTGAAAGCATCAATGCAAAGTCCACAGCTAAATGTAAATGCTCCAAACATGCCGAACGCAGCGATGCGGAAGCCACAGCTCCATCTCAAATCTCCAGATCTTAACATTGATGATccttcactacatttcagaggacCTTCGTATAGGAATCGCAGATCAGATATCCCAGGGGTTAACATGAGAATGGCTGTCCTGGATGTAGATCGAGTTGATTTCAGCCATACAGATCTCAACATTGATGATTTCACAGGAAAGGAGCATGTACTTAGAGCTAGAGGTTCCAAACCTAACCTCCAGGCACCACCTAACTATGGACAGGTGATCTCCCCATCAGGTGTTAATATTGGCATGAGGGACCCAAGACACTCTAGAAGAAGTCCTCCTGGTGATATGTATTCAAGGCAGCACGGAACAATGCAGCCGGTAACTTACGCACGTTTGCCACATGTTTCTCAAGATCCCAGAGTAAGAGTCCCTGGAGGTTCGGATGGATACTACATCACTGTTTTTGACAAACAAGCACAAAATCAGAGAATGCCAAACCGCAAATATAACACACTTGGGGGGCCTGGCTTTCATCCACAAGACATAGACCTTGAAGttccagaaaaaaattaccagaAAGGGGGTTCAACTTTCTTTTTCTCCGACCTCATGTAG